GCCCCTTATCTCCTCCACTCCGATGTTGATAACCTCCCTCCTCGCTACGCCTCTGCCTAAAACCCGCGGCAACGGCAGTTTCACCCCATCCACCCCCTCTCCATTCTACAAGGGCCTCTTCTCCGGAACCCCGATTCTCCTTGGATAGGCCTCCGGCGTCTCCTTCACCTTCTCAATCGCAACCAAGTACCTCTGCCCTCCAAGCAGGCAATAAGCCTTCAGGTCCTTTACCTGACCCCCTATTACTTCTAATGCGCGGACTGCCTCCTTCAATTCAACATTACAGTTACGTCCCTTCCAGGCCACCAATAGCCCTCCCCGCTTCAACAACGGCAAGCCGTATTCCACCAGCACATTCAACCTAGCAACAGCCCTCACCAAGACAAAATCGAACATTGCCCGGAATCCATCATCCCTTCCAATCGCCTCCACCCGTTCGGTGATTACGCTTACGTTCGGAAGATTCAACTCCCTTCCTGCCATCGTCAGAAAAGCACTCTTCTTTGAATCAGCTTCGATCAGGCAGAACTTCCCCTCCGAAAAAACTATTGCCAATACCATACCGGGCAACCCGCCACCGCTACCGATGTCGGCAACCAGCTTTCCTGTTGCATCCCAGTACCTCGCAAACTCCAGACAGTCCTCAAAGTGCTTCTCCAACTCTTCCCGCGACATCTGTTTGCTAACCAAATTGACCCTCTTATTCTCCCTCTCCAACAGCTCCTGAAACCGTCTTAACTTTCCTTCCTTCTTCATTCGCCCTGCGTTCCCTCTCCAAGTGAATCAGCAACACCGTGATGTCAGCGGGTGATATCCCGCTCATCCTCGATGCCTGCCCCATTGATTCCGGTCTAGCCGTCTTCAATTTCAACCGGCCTTCGTTCG
The sequence above is drawn from the Syntrophothermus lipocalidus DSM 12680 genome and encodes:
- the rsmG gene encoding 16S rRNA (guanine(527)-N(7))-methyltransferase RsmG, which gives rise to MKKEGKLRRFQELLERENKRVNLVSKQMSREELEKHFEDCLEFARYWDATGKLVADIGSGGGLPGMVLAIVFSEGKFCLIEADSKKSAFLTMAGRELNLPNVSVITERVEAIGRDDGFRAMFDFVLVRAVARLNVLVEYGLPLLKRGGLLVAWKGRNCNVELKEAVRALEVIGGQVKDLKAYCLLGGQRYLVAIEKVKETPEAYPRRIGVPEKRPL